Proteins encoded in a region of the Bactrocera tryoni isolate S06 chromosome 4, CSIRO_BtryS06_freeze2, whole genome shotgun sequence genome:
- the LOC120773817 gene encoding uncharacterized protein LOC120773817, with translation MENKTVTAFSHQVKDVCVTAEAHPQRRLTTSTKPSTYGCALFVVVVLTILAQFPQHTSAAALRQQVRAVSESFESAEDTWELLHQLARFIHREHKTDDIGDEHVERRVYKRHNTDSSLDKHNDEPAWHNVCGRDNGWSGDELAENLSQDYIKLYMKNLRETVRLEYKSLRNSALHGIDIDDMRAWRRHERKYKFLPTLERNATIAPVCWHRSLQIFIASFDYLHEIQQKWDQQYLRTQGVITRELQELLQSAKRILCEIETDINGCFPRRERHVVSIPRAEMFAQINFYTKTNVAEQHGVHHTDLRFVKFFYQNYLLRIWKTLPRHPRHIEMSYTCKTNTHPTILDKSLEKDASILNADDGDDSAEEESEI, from the exons ATGGAGAATAAAACAGTTACTG CTTTCAGCCACCAGGTGAAAGATGTTTGCGTCACAGCTGAGGCACACCCACAACGTCGCCTCACTACCTCAACAAAACCCAGCACTTATGGCTGTGCACTCTTCGTCGTCGTCGTGTTGAcgattttggcgcaatttccACAGCACACCTCTGCCGCCGCTTTGCGGCAGCAAGTGCGCGCTGTTTCGGAGTCGTTCGAATCCGCGGAGGATACTTGGGAACTGTTGCACCAACTCGCACGTTTCATACATCGCGAGCATAAAACAGACGATATTGGCGACGAACATGTAGAACGACGTGTCTATAAGCGGCACAATACCGACAGCTCTTTGGATAAGCATAATGACGAGCCTGCGTGGCACAATGTTTGCGGACGTGATAACGGCTGGAGTGGTGATGAGCTGGCTGAGAATTTGAGTCAGGATTATATTAAATTG tACATGAAAAATCTACGCGAAACCGTACGTCTGGAATACAAAAGCCTTAGAAACAGCGCTTTACATGGCATCGATATTGACGACATGCGCGCCTGGCGCCGACACGAAAGGAAATATAAATTCTTACCAACATTGGAGCGTAATGCAACG atTGCTCCCGTTTGCTGGCATCGCAGCCTACAAATATTCATCGCTTCCTTTGACTATCTACatgaaatacaacaaaaatgggACCAACAATACCTACGTACGCAAGGTGTCATCACACGCGAGCTGCAGGAATTGTTGCAGAGCGCTAAGCGTATACTTTGCGAAATCGAGACCGACATAAATGGCTGCTTTCCACGCCGTGAACGACATGTGGTCAGCATTCCACGCGCCGAAATGTTTGCACAAATCAATTTCTACACAAAGACAAATGTTGCCGAGCAACATGGTGTCCATCATACAGATTTGcggtttgttaaatttttctatcaaaattatttgctaCGAATTTGGAAAACGCTACCGCGCCACCCTCGGCACATTGAAATGTCATATACATGCAAGACCAACACTCACCCGACCATACTCGATAAAAGTTTGGAAAAGGACGCGTCCATTTTGAATGCTGATGATGGCGATGACTCTGCGGAAGAAGAgagcgaaatttaa
- the LOC120775572 gene encoding uncharacterized protein LOC120775572, whose protein sequence is MAKTSATQTQQGQRTKQLTKLTVFMFTVLTVLTQMPANSAAAAIQAVHMHTSATPGNNVRPAALAAINAAEALSNQQRAVFQQLLDSTAGAAQHGRRKRLRKRHNDEMHLSGLASVTNDAVAPLEWVNACGFVREENAEPSIQHMMAKEEAVRTLRKALRSENTTINALHTINITDMASWRKHSRKYKFLPTLNRTAKIELHHWHRAMQKFVASFAELGVKQYRWDRKNLQMVSATTHELNALLLSARRILCEVESAIHAVNPQAKIRSVSRAEMQKKLNFYSNDQARVDKQGVDAKDLRFAKQRYNKYVQHMLQIVRRQMQATRKRVGNRATAKSVASYSDESNYSHWLDLADLEGYDTSAQASYGMSDELPLAA, encoded by the exons ATGGCTAAAACAAGCGCCACGCAAACACAGCAAGGCCAACGAACCAAACAGTTAACAAAATTAACAGTATTCATGTTTACAGTGCTAACAGTATTAACACAAATGCCTGCAAACAGTGCAGCGGCCGCCATACAAGCCGTTCACATGCACACCTCAGCCACCCCCGGCAACAACGTCCGACCAGCAGCATTAGCAGCTATAAACGCCGCCGAGGCGCTTAGCAATCAACAAAGAGCCGTCTTTCAACAATTACTCGACAGCACGGCAGGTGCGGCACAACACGGACGACGAAAGCGACTGCGCAAGCGCCACAACGACGAAATGCACCTGAGCGGCTTAGCTAGTGTGACAAACGATGCTGTGGCGCCACTTGAGTGGGTGAATGCATGCGGGTTTGTGCGGGAGGAAAATGCCGAGCCGAGTATACAGCATATGATGGCCAAAGAGGAAGCAGTGCGAACGCTGAGAAAGGCGCTGCGTTCGGAGAATACAACTATAAATGCACTACATACGATAAATATCACCGATATGGCCAGCTGGCGCAAGCATAGTaggaaatataaatttctgcCAACACTGAATCGAACAGCCAAA ATCGAACTTCATCACTGGCATCGCGCCATGCAGAAATTTGTCGCCAGCTTCGCCGAACTGGGTGTGAAACAATATCGTTGGGATCGTAAAAATCTGCAAATGGTCAGCGCCACCACACACGAACTGAACGCACTGTTGCTGAGCGCGCGGCGCATACTCTGCGAAGTGGAATCCGCCATACATGCTGTAAATCCACAAGCGAAAATACGCTCCGTTTCGCGCGCCGAAATGCAAAAGAAGCTGAATTTCTATTCAAACGATCAGGCACGTGTCGACAAGCAAGGTGTGGACGCGAAAGATTTGCGCTTCGCCAAACAACGTTACAACAAATACGTGCAACATATGTTGCAAATAGTGCGTCGTCAAATGCAGGCGACACGTAAGCGGGTGGGCAATAGAGCAACAGCCAAGTCTGTAGCCAGCTACAGTGATGAGAGCAACTACAGTCACTGGTTGGATCTGGCCGATTTGGAGGGCTACGACACCTCTGCGCAGGCGTCGTACGGCATGAGCGACGAGTTGCCGTTGGCAGCGTGA